In one Mycobacterium heckeshornense genomic region, the following are encoded:
- a CDS encoding TetR/AcrR family transcriptional regulator: MTVAQAESTRRLPRAQRREQILDAATRAFARGGFVKTGLDAIAAEAGVTPVILYRHFASKADLYREVLESGYARLREATGPDDFDDGSIPALVRAAAADPDAFRLLFRHAAREPEFRDVIEAFHETSTEITRRHLARIDDERWRSWAAHLLPTLTTEAVIAWLDAGQPDPEQAPERIRRIVDAVIAAAGQ, translated from the coding sequence GTGACAGTTGCCCAGGCCGAGTCGACTCGCCGGCTACCCCGCGCGCAACGGCGCGAGCAGATCCTCGACGCCGCCACTCGCGCGTTCGCCCGCGGCGGCTTTGTAAAAACCGGGTTGGATGCCATTGCCGCGGAAGCCGGTGTCACGCCGGTGATCCTGTATCGCCACTTCGCCTCGAAGGCCGACCTGTACCGCGAGGTGCTCGAGAGCGGTTACGCGCGGCTGCGCGAGGCCACCGGCCCCGACGACTTCGACGACGGCAGCATCCCCGCGCTCGTGCGCGCGGCCGCGGCAGATCCGGACGCGTTTCGGCTGCTGTTTCGTCATGCCGCCCGCGAACCCGAATTCCGTGACGTCATCGAAGCCTTCCACGAGACTTCGACCGAGATCACCCGCCGCCACCTGGCGCGCATCGATGACGAGCGCTGGCGCAGCTGGGCGGCACACCTGTTGCCGACCCTCACCACAGAGGCCGTCATCGCCTGGCTTGACGCCGGCCAGCCAGACCCCGAGCAGGCGCCGGAGCGCATCCGCCGCATCGTCGATGCCGTGATCGCGGCCGCGGGGCAATGA
- a CDS encoding MFS transporter, with translation MSTTAEALQRRTSCALDVLNFSLGGVREGLGPYLSIYLLLAHHWDQASIGFVLMVFTGVGILAQTPIGALVDRTSAKRALMVAAAIAISLASLAMPLVPGIYRISVLQAVVGIACAIFTPALAAITLGVVGVRLFAKRIGRNESFNHAGNAAAAAVAGGLAYLFGPPVVFWLLAGVAAISVIATLRIPADAIDHAVARGMRSAAGEQQRQPSRLAALLHNRRLATFAVAIVLFHFANAAMLPLVGQELALNNKHVGTTLMAACIVAAQAVMVPVAFLTGARADRWGRKPIFVVAFAVLTLRGFLFALSGDSHWLVGVQLLDGVGAGIFGALFPLVVSDVTQGTGRYNVSLAAVITAWGIGASLSNLVAGMIVVAYGYQAAFVSLGTIAAAGFALYLLAMPETRPAAEPLGVEVGAAPDGHRTGDRISRNLQTSVEKSDNTCHLGPA, from the coding sequence ATGTCGACAACCGCTGAGGCGCTTCAGCGGCGGACGTCGTGCGCGCTGGATGTGCTCAACTTCTCCTTGGGTGGCGTTCGCGAGGGGCTCGGCCCGTACCTGTCGATATACCTGCTGCTGGCTCACCACTGGGATCAGGCTTCGATCGGGTTCGTCTTGATGGTGTTCACCGGCGTGGGAATCCTTGCGCAGACTCCCATCGGCGCCTTGGTCGATCGCACGTCGGCAAAGCGGGCGCTGATGGTTGCCGCCGCTATCGCGATAAGCCTCGCGTCGTTGGCGATGCCGCTGGTTCCGGGTATCTACCGGATCTCGGTTCTGCAAGCGGTGGTCGGGATCGCCTGCGCCATTTTCACCCCGGCGTTGGCGGCGATCACGTTAGGCGTCGTCGGGGTGCGGCTTTTCGCGAAGCGGATCGGGCGCAACGAGTCCTTCAACCATGCCGGCAACGCCGCGGCCGCCGCGGTTGCCGGCGGGCTGGCCTATCTCTTCGGCCCCCCGGTGGTGTTCTGGCTGCTCGCCGGGGTTGCCGCGATCAGCGTCATCGCAACGCTGCGGATCCCGGCCGACGCGATCGACCACGCGGTGGCGCGTGGCATGCGCAGCGCTGCAGGCGAACAGCAGCGCCAGCCATCCCGATTGGCGGCCCTGCTGCACAACCGCCGGTTGGCGACCTTCGCCGTCGCGATCGTGCTGTTCCACTTCGCCAATGCGGCGATGCTGCCGCTGGTCGGCCAGGAGCTGGCCCTGAACAACAAACACGTCGGGACGACGCTGATGGCGGCGTGCATCGTCGCGGCGCAGGCCGTCATGGTCCCGGTGGCGTTCCTCACCGGTGCTCGCGCCGACCGCTGGGGACGAAAGCCGATCTTTGTGGTCGCCTTCGCCGTGTTGACCTTGCGGGGTTTTCTGTTCGCTCTTTCCGGCGACTCCCACTGGCTGGTCGGCGTACAGCTGCTGGACGGTGTCGGAGCCGGCATCTTCGGGGCGCTGTTTCCCCTGGTCGTCTCCGACGTCACGCAGGGGACCGGTCGATACAACGTCAGCCTCGCGGCGGTAATCACCGCGTGGGGCATCGGCGCATCGCTGTCGAACCTGGTTGCGGGCATGATCGTGGTGGCCTACGGTTACCAGGCCGCGTTTGTCTCACTGGGCACGATCGCCGCGGCCGGCTTCGCGCTGTACCTGTTGGCCATGCCGGAAACCCGTCCCGCAGCCGAGCCGCTCGGCGTTGAGGTCGGCGCCGCTCCCGATGGCCACCGCACGGGCGATCGAATTTCCCGCAACCTGCAGACCTCAGTCGAAAAGTCCGACAACACATGCCATCTCGGTCCCGCGTAG
- a CDS encoding cytochrome P450 produces the protein MCTYTRLLDREVAVSTPAQLPFPQTDPLELPTQLRALQSQSPIHRVRTPAGDEAWLVTGYAEVRGLLDDDRLGRAHRNPDAAARIGESALFGGPLGNFDTEETDHARMRSLLQPHFSPRHLRTLAPRVEELTGELLDNLAREGPPADLHAKLAVPLPILVICELLGVPYCDRDQFRGWTQDTANVCDHARSQRGLAELFGYSLKLVEHKRGLPGDDVISRLCLTPGVSDAEAALLSMALLFAGHETTVVAIGLGALLLLTNADQWRALADNPGLIPAAVEELLRAAAFGGGIGGIPRYARTDFDIDGVAIHAGDLVVLDIGSANHDPTVFSPPERLDIARTQAPHLTFGYGARYCIGAPLARIELKTVFAQLLPRFPSMHLAVDPATLTVRSDVLAGGLVELPVSW, from the coding sequence ATGTGTACTTATACAAGACTGCTTGACCGGGAGGTTGCGGTGTCGACACCGGCCCAGCTGCCCTTTCCGCAGACGGATCCCCTCGAACTGCCAACTCAATTACGCGCACTGCAGTCTCAGAGCCCGATTCACCGGGTCCGCACACCGGCGGGCGACGAGGCATGGCTGGTCACCGGCTATGCCGAGGTGCGCGGGTTGCTCGACGACGACCGGTTGGGCCGCGCGCATCGCAACCCGGATGCTGCCGCACGCATCGGGGAGTCGGCGTTGTTCGGCGGACCGCTCGGCAACTTCGACACCGAAGAAACCGACCATGCGCGGATGCGCTCCCTGCTGCAGCCACACTTTTCGCCTCGGCATCTGCGGACGCTGGCCCCCAGAGTCGAGGAGCTGACCGGCGAGTTGCTCGACAACCTCGCACGGGAAGGGCCGCCAGCAGACCTGCACGCGAAACTGGCTGTGCCGCTGCCGATCCTGGTGATTTGCGAGCTGCTGGGCGTGCCCTACTGCGATCGTGACCAGTTCCGCGGCTGGACCCAGGACACCGCGAACGTATGTGATCATGCGCGTTCTCAGCGCGGCCTGGCCGAGCTGTTCGGCTATAGCCTGAAGCTGGTCGAGCACAAGCGCGGGCTGCCCGGCGACGATGTCATCTCCCGGCTGTGCCTTACCCCGGGCGTCTCCGACGCCGAAGCGGCCTTGCTGTCAATGGCGTTGCTGTTCGCCGGGCACGAGACAACGGTGGTGGCGATCGGTCTCGGGGCACTGCTGCTGTTGACGAATGCCGATCAGTGGCGGGCGCTCGCCGACAACCCGGGCCTGATTCCGGCCGCGGTCGAAGAGCTCTTGCGGGCAGCCGCCTTCGGCGGCGGCATCGGCGGCATACCGCGGTATGCCCGCACAGATTTCGACATCGACGGCGTGGCGATCCACGCCGGGGACCTGGTGGTGCTTGACATCGGATCGGCCAATCACGACCCGACGGTGTTCAGTCCCCCGGAGCGGCTCGACATCGCCCGCACCCAGGCACCCCACCTGACCTTCGGATACGGCGCACGTTATTGCATCGGGGCACCGCTGGCCCGCATCGAGCTGAAAACTGTGTTCGCCCAACTTCTTCCGCGTTTTCCGTCCATGCATCTGGCGGTCGATCCGGCGACATTGACCGTGCGCAGCGACGTGCTGGCCGGAGGACTCGTCGAACTGCCCGTGTCGTGGTGA
- the gatA gene encoding Asp-tRNA(Asn)/Glu-tRNA(Gln) amidotransferase subunit GatA, protein MTDIVRLDAATLAAKLAAKELSSTELTQACLDQIQATDERYNAFLHVAADRALAAAGAVDKLLAAGEPLPSPLAGVPLALKDVFTTVDMPTTCGSKILEGWRSPYDATLTARLRAAGIPILGKTNMDEFAMGSSTENSAYGPTRNPWNVERVPGGSGGGTAAALAAFQSPLGIGTDTGGSIRQPAALTATVGVKPTYGTVSRYGLVACASSLDQGGPCARTVLDTALLHQVIAGHDPRDSTSIDAPVPDVVGAAKAGADGGLRGVRIGVVRQLRSGEGYQPGVLTSFHAAVERLTALGAQVSEVDCPHFDYALAAYYLILPSEVSSNLARFDAMRYGLRVGDDGTHSAEEVMALTRAAGFGPEVKRRIMIGTYALSAGYYDAYYNQAQKVRTLIARDLDAAYRSVDVLVSPTTPTTAFRLGEKVNDPLAMYLFDLCTLPLNLAGHCGMSVPSGLSPDDGLPVGLQIMAPALADDRLYRVGAAFEAARGPLPSAI, encoded by the coding sequence ATGACCGACATCGTCCGGCTGGACGCGGCCACGCTGGCCGCCAAACTTGCCGCCAAGGAGTTGTCGTCCACCGAACTTACCCAGGCCTGCCTGGACCAGATCCAGGCAACCGACGAACGGTACAACGCCTTTTTGCACGTGGCCGCCGATCGGGCCTTGGCCGCGGCCGGTGCCGTCGACAAGTTGTTGGCCGCCGGCGAGCCGCTGCCGTCCCCGCTGGCCGGTGTGCCGCTGGCGCTCAAGGACGTGTTCACCACCGTCGACATGCCCACCACGTGCGGATCCAAGATCCTCGAGGGCTGGCGATCCCCGTATGACGCCACCCTGACCGCTCGGCTGCGCGCGGCCGGCATCCCGATCCTGGGCAAGACCAACATGGACGAGTTCGCCATGGGCAGCTCGACCGAGAACTCCGCCTACGGTCCCACCCGCAACCCGTGGAACGTCGAGCGCGTGCCGGGCGGCTCGGGCGGCGGCACGGCGGCGGCGCTGGCCGCGTTCCAGTCGCCGCTGGGCATCGGCACCGACACCGGCGGCTCCATCCGCCAGCCCGCCGCGCTGACCGCCACCGTGGGCGTCAAACCCACCTACGGCACGGTGTCGCGCTACGGGCTGGTGGCCTGCGCGTCGTCGCTGGATCAGGGCGGTCCGTGCGCGCGCACCGTACTGGATACCGCGCTGCTGCACCAGGTGATCGCCGGGCATGACCCGCGTGACTCCACGTCCATCGACGCCCCGGTGCCCGACGTGGTCGGCGCGGCGAAGGCCGGCGCGGACGGCGGTCTGCGCGGGGTGCGCATCGGGGTGGTCCGCCAGCTGCGCAGCGGTGAGGGCTATCAGCCCGGTGTGCTGACGTCGTTTCACGCCGCCGTCGAGCGGTTGACCGCGCTCGGCGCCCAGGTGAGCGAAGTCGACTGCCCGCATTTCGATTACGCGCTGGCCGCCTACTATCTGATCCTGCCGTCGGAGGTGTCGAGCAATCTGGCGCGGTTCGACGCGATGCGCTACGGACTGCGGGTCGGCGACGACGGCACGCACAGCGCCGAAGAGGTGATGGCGTTGACCCGTGCCGCCGGTTTCGGGCCAGAAGTCAAGCGGCGCATCATGATCGGCACCTATGCGCTGTCGGCCGGATACTACGACGCCTACTACAACCAGGCGCAAAAAGTGCGCACCCTGATCGCGCGCGACCTCGACGCGGCGTACCGCAGTGTCGACGTGCTGGTATCGCCGACGACGCCAACCACGGCGTTCCGGCTGGGGGAGAAGGTCAACGATCCGCTGGCGATGTATCTGTTCGACTTGTGCACGCTGCCGCTGAACCTGGCCGGCCACTGCGGGATGTCGGTGCCCTCGGGCTTGTCACCGGACGACGGGCTGCCGGTGGGCTTGCAGATCATGGCTCCGGCACTCGCCGACGACCGGCTCTACCGGGTGGGGGCGGCGTTCGAGGCCGCGCGCGGCCCGCTGCCCAGCGCGATTTAG
- a CDS encoding amino acid-binding protein: MPSYLLRVQLLDRPGSLGSLAVALGSVGADILSLDVVERASGYAIDDLVVELPPGAMPDTLITAAEALKGIRVDSLRPHTGLLEAHRELELLDHIAAAGDNDSRLKVLVDEAPRVLRVGWCTVMRRSGTGVDVVVGSPGAPETKLDSAPWLPIEHAEVLDGTAEWVPQQWRDLDTTLVAAPLRDPHTAVMLGRPGGPEFRPSEVARLGYLAGIVTTMLR; this comes from the coding sequence GTGCCGTCATATCTGCTGCGGGTCCAGTTGCTGGACCGACCGGGCAGCCTCGGCTCGCTGGCCGTGGCGCTCGGCTCCGTCGGGGCCGATATCTTGTCGCTCGACGTGGTGGAACGCGCGTCCGGGTATGCGATCGACGACCTGGTGGTCGAACTGCCGCCGGGGGCGATGCCGGACACCTTGATCACCGCCGCCGAAGCGCTCAAGGGCATCCGGGTGGATAGCCTACGGCCGCATACCGGGCTGCTGGAGGCGCACCGCGAGCTTGAGCTGCTCGACCACATCGCCGCGGCCGGCGACAACGATTCCCGGCTAAAGGTTCTCGTCGATGAGGCTCCCCGGGTGCTGCGGGTGGGCTGGTGCACGGTGATGCGCCGCAGCGGCACCGGGGTCGACGTGGTGGTCGGCAGTCCGGGTGCACCGGAAACGAAGCTGGACTCGGCGCCCTGGCTGCCCATCGAGCATGCCGAAGTATTGGACGGCACCGCTGAGTGGGTGCCGCAGCAGTGGCGGGATCTGGACACCACCCTGGTGGCGGCACCGCTGCGCGATCCGCACACCGCGGTAATGCTGGGCCGGCCCGGCGGACCGGAATTCCGCCCGTCCGAGGTGGCGCGGTTGGGCTATCTGGCCGGCATCGTCACGACGATGCTGCGCTGA
- the gatC gene encoding Asp-tRNA(Asn)/Glu-tRNA(Gln) amidotransferase subunit GatC → MSQISRDEVAHLARLARLALTDDELDSFAGQLDAILTHVSVIRAVDVTGVEATGNPLKDVNVTRPDEITPGLTQQEALAQAPEAIDGQFAVPKILGEPQ, encoded by the coding sequence GTGTCCCAGATCTCCCGTGACGAGGTTGCGCACCTGGCCCGGCTGGCCCGGCTGGCGTTGACCGACGACGAGTTGGACAGCTTCGCCGGCCAACTCGACGCCATTCTGACCCACGTCAGCGTGATCCGAGCGGTCGACGTCACCGGGGTCGAAGCGACCGGCAACCCGCTCAAAGACGTCAACGTGACCCGACCGGACGAGATTACGCCGGGCCTGACCCAGCAGGAAGCGCTGGCCCAGGCGCCCGAAGCCATCGACGGCCAATTCGCCGTTCCGAAGATCCTCGGTGAGCCGCAATGA
- a CDS encoding hydrogenase expression protein HypE, with amino-acid sequence MPTEAAVKAEDTLIHVLWINAGLSCDGDSVALTAATQPSVEEIALGALPGLPKIAVHWPLIDFECGPSGGADDFLEWFFKADRGELEPFVLVVEGSIPNEQIKTEGYWCGFGNNPATGQPMTTSEWLDRLAPKATAIVAAGTCATYGGIHAMAGNPTGAMGVPDYLGWDWKSKAGIPIVCVPGCPIHPDNLAETLTYLLYMATGQAPMIPLDDALRPQWLFGNTVHEGCDRAGYYEQGDFATEYGSPKCIVKLGCWGPVVKCNVPKRGWINGIGGCPNVGGICIGCTMPGFPDKFMPFMDEPPGGKVSTTASGLYGSLIRNLRGITNRTVDKEPRWRRKGTELLTGARRTW; translated from the coding sequence ATGCCAACGGAAGCAGCAGTCAAAGCGGAAGACACCCTCATCCATGTGCTCTGGATCAACGCGGGTTTGAGTTGTGACGGCGATTCGGTGGCGTTGACTGCCGCCACCCAACCGAGCGTGGAGGAGATCGCTCTCGGCGCGCTCCCCGGGCTGCCTAAGATCGCCGTGCATTGGCCGCTTATCGACTTCGAATGCGGCCCCAGCGGCGGAGCGGACGATTTTCTCGAGTGGTTCTTCAAAGCTGATCGCGGTGAACTCGAACCATTTGTGCTCGTCGTGGAGGGTTCCATCCCCAACGAGCAAATCAAAACCGAAGGCTATTGGTGCGGTTTCGGCAACAATCCCGCGACGGGTCAGCCGATGACCACCAGCGAGTGGCTGGACCGCCTTGCGCCCAAGGCAACTGCGATCGTGGCAGCCGGAACCTGCGCCACCTACGGCGGCATCCACGCGATGGCGGGCAATCCGACCGGCGCCATGGGCGTTCCGGACTACCTTGGCTGGGACTGGAAGAGCAAAGCGGGCATTCCGATCGTCTGCGTGCCAGGCTGCCCGATCCATCCGGACAACCTGGCCGAGACGTTGACCTACCTGCTCTACATGGCCACCGGGCAAGCACCGATGATCCCGCTAGATGACGCGCTGCGACCGCAGTGGCTCTTCGGCAACACCGTGCACGAGGGGTGCGACCGGGCCGGCTACTACGAGCAGGGCGACTTCGCCACGGAGTACGGGTCGCCGAAATGCATTGTGAAGCTGGGCTGTTGGGGCCCGGTCGTGAAGTGCAACGTGCCCAAGCGTGGTTGGATCAATGGTATCGGCGGCTGCCCCAACGTCGGAGGCATCTGCATCGGTTGCACCATGCCCGGTTTCCCGGACAAGTTCATGCCGTTCATGGACGAGCCGCCGGGCGGCAAAGTGTCAACTACCGCGTCGGGCTTGTACGGCTCGCTGATCCGCAACTTGCGCGGTATCACCAACCGCACCGTCGACAAAGAGCCGCGTTGGCGGCGCAAGGGTACCGAACTCCTGACGGGTGCGCGCCGCACCTGGTGA
- a CDS encoding ATP-dependent 6-phosphofructokinase has translation MRIGILTGGGDCPGLNAVIRAVVRTCDARYGSAVVGFQDGWRGLLENRRIQLHNDDRNDRLLTKGGTMLGTARVHPDKLRAGLNQIMQTLDDNGIDVLIPIGGEGTLTAAHWLSEENVPVVGVPKTIDNDIDCTDVTFGHDTALTVATEAIDRLHSTAESHQRVMLVEVMGRHAGWIALNAGLASGAHMTLIPEQPFDVEEVCRLVKSRFQRGDSHFICVVAEGAKPVPGSMTLREGGIDEFGHERFTGVAAQLATEVEKRINKDVRVTVLGHVQRGGTPTAFDRVLATRFGVNAADAAHTGEYGMMVSLRGQDIGRVPLADAVRQLKLVPQSRYDDAAAFFG, from the coding sequence ATGCGGATCGGGATTCTCACCGGGGGTGGCGACTGTCCGGGGCTCAACGCGGTCATCCGGGCGGTGGTGCGCACCTGCGACGCTCGCTACGGCTCCGCGGTCGTCGGCTTCCAGGACGGTTGGCGCGGGCTTCTGGAGAACCGGCGTATCCAATTGCACAACGACGACCGCAACGACCGGTTGCTGACCAAGGGCGGCACGATGCTGGGCACCGCCCGTGTGCACCCCGACAAGCTGCGCGCCGGGCTGAACCAGATCATGCAGACGCTCGACGACAACGGCATTGACGTGTTGATCCCGATCGGCGGCGAAGGGACTCTGACCGCCGCGCACTGGCTCTCTGAGGAGAACGTGCCCGTGGTCGGGGTACCGAAAACGATCGACAACGACATCGATTGCACGGACGTGACTTTCGGCCACGACACCGCGTTGACGGTGGCCACCGAGGCCATCGACCGACTGCACAGCACCGCCGAGTCCCACCAGCGGGTGATGCTGGTGGAGGTGATGGGCCGGCACGCCGGCTGGATCGCGCTCAACGCCGGGCTGGCTTCAGGCGCGCACATGACGCTGATCCCCGAACAGCCCTTCGATGTCGAAGAGGTCTGCCGGCTGGTCAAAAGCCGATTCCAGCGCGGGGACTCGCACTTCATCTGTGTGGTCGCCGAAGGCGCCAAACCGGTTCCCGGGTCGATGACGTTACGCGAAGGCGGCATCGACGAGTTCGGGCATGAACGCTTCACCGGCGTGGCCGCGCAGCTGGCCACCGAGGTGGAGAAACGCATCAACAAAGACGTGCGGGTGACGGTGCTCGGCCATGTTCAGCGTGGTGGCACACCGACGGCTTTCGACCGGGTGCTGGCCACCAGGTTCGGGGTGAATGCAGCTGACGCCGCCCACACCGGCGAGTACGGGATGATGGTCTCGCTGCGCGGCCAAGACATCGGCAGGGTGCCGCTGGCCGACGCGGTGCGCCAGCTCAAGTTGGTGCCCCAGAGCCGCTACGACGACGCCGCCGCCTTCTTCGGCTGA
- the gatB gene encoding Asp-tRNA(Asn)/Glu-tRNA(Gln) amidotransferase subunit GatB: MTVAAKVAGVELLDYDEVVARYEPVLGLEVHVELSTATKMFCGCPTAFGAEPNTQVCPVCLGLPGSLPVLNQAAVESAIRIGLALNCEIAPWCRFARKNYFYPDMPKNYQISQYDEPIAVNGYLDVPLPDGTSWRVGIERAHMEEDTGKLTHLGSDTGRIEGATTSLIDYNRSGVPLIEIVTKPIEGTGAKAPQIARAYVTALRDLLRALGVSDVRMDQGSMRCDANVSLKPIGTTEFGIRTETKNVNSLKSVEVAVRYEMQRQGAVLASGDRVIQETRHFHEAGYTSPGRTKETAQDYRYFPEPDLEPIAPSTELVDRLRQTIPELPWLRRKRIQQEWGLSDEVMRDLVNAGAVDLVIATVEHGAPSDAARAWWGNFLVQKANEARVELDELPISPKQVAAVIALVEQGKLSNKLARQVVEGVLAGEGEPEQVMNARGLAVVRDDALIQAAVDEALAANPDIVEKIRGGKVQAAGAIVGAVMKATKGQADAARVRELVLSACGQN, from the coding sequence ATGACGGTTGCCGCAAAGGTCGCTGGCGTCGAGCTGCTCGACTACGACGAGGTCGTCGCACGCTACGAGCCGGTACTCGGGTTGGAGGTGCACGTCGAGCTATCCACCGCCACCAAGATGTTCTGCGGCTGTCCCACCGCATTCGGCGCCGAACCCAACACCCAGGTATGCCCGGTGTGTCTGGGGCTGCCCGGCTCGCTGCCCGTGCTCAACCAGGCTGCGGTGGAGTCGGCGATCCGGATCGGGCTGGCCCTCAACTGTGAGATCGCGCCGTGGTGCCGCTTCGCGCGGAAGAACTACTTCTATCCGGACATGCCGAAGAACTACCAGATCTCCCAGTACGACGAACCAATCGCGGTCAACGGGTACCTGGATGTGCCGCTGCCGGACGGCACCAGTTGGCGGGTCGGCATCGAACGCGCGCACATGGAAGAAGACACCGGCAAACTAACCCACCTCGGTAGCGACACCGGTCGCATCGAAGGGGCGACTACGTCGCTGATCGACTACAACCGCTCGGGCGTGCCACTGATCGAAATCGTCACCAAGCCCATTGAAGGGACCGGCGCCAAAGCACCCCAGATTGCCCGCGCCTATGTGACCGCGCTGCGAGACCTGTTGCGCGCCCTGGGCGTCTCCGACGTCCGCATGGACCAGGGTTCGATGCGCTGCGACGCCAACGTGTCGTTAAAGCCGATCGGCACAACAGAATTCGGTATCCGCACCGAGACCAAGAACGTCAACTCGCTCAAGAGCGTCGAAGTCGCGGTCCGTTACGAAATGCAGCGACAGGGCGCTGTCCTGGCATCTGGTGACCGGGTGATCCAAGAAACCCGGCACTTCCACGAAGCGGGCTACACCAGCCCCGGCCGCACCAAAGAGACCGCCCAGGACTACCGGTATTTCCCGGAGCCAGACCTGGAGCCGATCGCTCCCAGCACCGAGCTGGTCGACCGGCTGCGCCAAACTATCCCGGAGCTACCGTGGTTGCGCCGCAAGAGGATTCAGCAGGAGTGGGGGCTTTCCGACGAGGTAATGCGCGATCTGGTCAACGCCGGTGCCGTCGACCTGGTCATCGCGACGGTCGAGCACGGCGCGCCCAGCGACGCGGCCCGCGCCTGGTGGGGGAACTTCCTGGTGCAGAAGGCCAACGAGGCCCGCGTCGAGCTCGACGAATTGCCCATCAGCCCCAAACAGGTCGCCGCCGTTATCGCACTGGTCGAGCAGGGCAAGCTGTCGAACAAGCTGGCCCGCCAGGTCGTTGAAGGCGTGCTGGCGGGCGAAGGCGAGCCCGAACAGGTGATGAACGCCCGCGGCCTTGCGGTGGTGCGCGACGACGCGCTGATCCAGGCCGCGGTTGACGAAGCGCTGGCCGCCAACCCCGACATCGTTGAGAAAATCCGGGGTGGCAAAGTGCAGGCGGCCGGCGCCATCGTTGGCGCGGTCATGAAGGCCACCAAGGGCCAGGCCGACGCGGCGCGGGTGCGCGAACTCGTCCTTTCGGCTTGCGGGCAGAACTAG